A region from the Myxococcaceae bacterium JPH2 genome encodes:
- a CDS encoding ABC transporter substrate-binding protein: MSGRLVKLLGCAVLLVAAGACSRQKEESQPGSQAATAESTPTPKPTTPAKVKLALNWVPEPEFGGFYAARESGAFARQGLDVEILGGGAGAPVQQMVATGQAEFGISGADEILTARARGLDVIPLFAVYQTSPHAIMAHASRGAKNIADVLSSGTVALEPGLSYVAYLKKKYGFDKVKVVPYDGGVARFLADKNFAQQCFVTAEPLAAKRQGATPAVFLVAEEGFNPYLAVVITRRQYWKEQPERVKAFVAAVREGWRTYLDNPGPTNAVMAKLNTTMDAETFAAAAEAQKPLIDTEATRAQGLGTMSRKRWEQLAQQLVDLGTIEQAPAPDDYLVPEFVSARD, encoded by the coding sequence GTGAGCGGACGCCTCGTGAAACTGTTGGGTTGCGCGGTGCTTCTCGTGGCCGCGGGAGCATGCTCGCGTCAGAAGGAGGAGTCCCAGCCGGGCTCCCAGGCCGCCACGGCGGAGAGCACCCCCACGCCCAAGCCAACCACTCCGGCCAAGGTGAAGCTGGCGCTCAACTGGGTGCCGGAGCCCGAGTTCGGCGGGTTCTACGCCGCGAGGGAGTCAGGAGCCTTCGCGCGCCAGGGACTCGACGTGGAGATCCTCGGCGGTGGTGCCGGCGCCCCGGTGCAGCAGATGGTGGCCACGGGCCAGGCGGAGTTCGGAATCAGCGGCGCGGATGAAATCCTCACCGCGCGGGCCCGGGGCCTGGATGTGATTCCGTTGTTCGCGGTGTACCAGACGTCGCCGCACGCGATCATGGCCCACGCCTCGCGAGGGGCGAAGAACATCGCGGACGTGCTGTCCTCGGGCACGGTGGCGCTGGAGCCGGGCCTCTCGTACGTGGCCTATCTCAAGAAGAAGTACGGCTTCGACAAGGTGAAGGTGGTGCCCTACGACGGAGGCGTCGCGCGCTTCCTCGCGGACAAGAACTTCGCCCAGCAGTGCTTCGTCACCGCCGAGCCCCTCGCCGCGAAGCGCCAGGGCGCCACCCCGGCGGTGTTCCTGGTGGCCGAGGAGGGCTTCAATCCGTACCTCGCCGTGGTCATCACCCGGCGCCAGTACTGGAAGGAGCAACCCGAGCGAGTGAAGGCCTTCGTGGCCGCGGTGCGCGAGGGCTGGCGGACCTACCTGGACAACCCAGGCCCGACCAACGCGGTGATGGCCAAGCTGAACACGACCATGGACGCGGAGACCTTCGCCGCGGCGGCCGAGGCCCAGAAGCCACTCATCGACACGGAAGCCACGCGGGCCCAAGGGCTCGGAACGATGAGCCGCAAGCGCTGGGAGCAGTTGGCTCAGCAACTCGTGGATCTCGGCACCATCGAGCAGGCTCCCGCCCCGGATGACTACCTGGTGCCAGAGTTCGTCAGCGCACGCGACTGA
- a CDS encoding ABC transporter permease — translation MNRSTLRAALPPLVALVVLLALWEATVRLLEVPRWLVPPPSAIGMAGAHEARALFGGALTTGRSALVGFGLSAVLGVLVAVLLASSRMVERALYPYTLFLQTVPIVAIAPLLVLWFGPGPRAVAVSSFIVSLFPVIANTLTGLRSVDPALRDMFRLYGARRLATLWKLELPAAMPHLFTGLRIASGLSVIGAIVGEFVAGFAEGSAGLGILVLGAYRQLRTDLLFAAVLAASALGLVLFGAVSLTGARLLRRWHPSAQGT, via the coding sequence GTGAACCGCTCGACCCTTCGCGCGGCGCTTCCCCCGCTGGTGGCGCTCGTCGTTCTTCTGGCCCTGTGGGAAGCAACGGTGCGCCTCTTGGAGGTTCCGCGCTGGCTGGTGCCCCCGCCGTCTGCGATTGGAATGGCGGGAGCCCACGAGGCCCGTGCGCTCTTCGGTGGTGCGCTCACCACGGGCCGCTCCGCGCTGGTGGGGTTCGGATTGAGCGCGGTGCTGGGCGTGCTCGTGGCCGTCCTCCTCGCCTCCTCGCGGATGGTGGAGCGCGCGCTGTATCCCTACACGCTCTTCTTGCAGACGGTGCCTATCGTGGCCATCGCGCCCCTGCTGGTGCTGTGGTTTGGCCCGGGCCCACGAGCCGTCGCGGTGTCGTCCTTCATCGTGTCGCTGTTCCCGGTCATCGCGAACACGCTCACGGGGCTGCGCTCGGTGGACCCAGCGCTGAGGGACATGTTCCGCCTCTATGGCGCGCGGCGGCTCGCCACGCTGTGGAAGCTGGAGCTGCCCGCGGCAATGCCCCACCTGTTCACGGGGCTGCGTATCGCCTCGGGCCTGTCTGTCATTGGCGCCATCGTGGGCGAGTTCGTCGCGGGCTTCGCCGAGGGCTCGGCGGGGCTGGGCATCCTCGTCCTGGGCGCGTACCGTCAACTGCGCACGGATCTGCTGTTCGCCGCGGTGCTGGCGGCCTCGGCGCTGGGATTGGTGTTGTTCGGTGCGGTGAGCCTCACGGGTGCGCGGCTGCTGCGGCGCTGGCATCCATCGGCGCAGGGAACATGA
- a CDS encoding ABC transporter ATP-binding protein, with translation MKVEGLRRTFPGNVSVLAGLDLDVAPGSFVALLGPSGCGKSTLLRLVAGLDQAEAGHVSFTPTLERTPGERAPIAYVFQDAHLLPWRSVLDNAALPLELTGVPQAERQAAARAVLEQVGLGDATDRYPAELSGGMRMRASLARALVTHPRLLLLDEPFAALDELTRGRLDDQLRALWRKLGMTVLFVTHSISEAAYLAERAVVLSRRPARVVLDRTLELPAERNASLRTEAAFAREARLLNEALEQGERW, from the coding sequence GTGAAGGTCGAGGGCCTGCGCCGCACCTTCCCGGGCAACGTCAGCGTGCTGGCCGGGCTGGACCTGGACGTGGCGCCCGGTTCGTTCGTGGCGCTGCTCGGCCCCTCGGGGTGCGGCAAGTCCACGCTGCTGCGACTGGTGGCCGGACTGGACCAAGCCGAGGCCGGGCACGTCTCCTTCACCCCGACGCTGGAGCGCACCCCGGGCGAGCGAGCCCCCATCGCCTACGTCTTCCAGGACGCGCACCTGCTGCCTTGGCGCTCGGTGTTGGACAACGCGGCGCTGCCCCTCGAGCTGACCGGCGTGCCCCAAGCGGAGCGGCAGGCCGCCGCACGCGCGGTGCTCGAACAGGTAGGGCTCGGGGATGCCACGGACCGCTACCCCGCAGAGCTGTCTGGCGGCATGCGCATGCGCGCGTCACTGGCGCGAGCGCTCGTCACCCACCCTCGCCTGCTGCTGCTGGACGAGCCCTTCGCGGCCCTGGACGAACTGACCCGCGGCCGGCTGGATGATCAACTCCGCGCCCTGTGGCGCAAGCTGGGGATGACCGTGCTCTTCGTCACCCACTCCATCTCCGAGGCCGCCTACCTGGCCGAGCGGGCCGTGGTCCTGTCACGACGACCCGCGCGGGTGGTGCTGGACCGAACGCTAGAGCTGCCCGCGGAGCGCAACGCATCCCTGCGCACCGAGGCCGCCTTCGCTCGCGAGGCCCGCCTGCTCAACGAGGCACTGGAACAAGGAGAGCGCTGGTGA
- a CDS encoding 6-carboxytetrahydropterin synthase, translating to MHYLSLTGEFKASHAVTFPDGQREPLHTHDWWVRVWVKAPALNHWDVILDFKDLQSIIERVCRELHDSNLNEHPHFKTVNCTAERVTEYVFKQVESGLPEGVILDRVFLRRTGGELPEAEYAHARD from the coding sequence ATGCACTACTTGAGCCTCACCGGCGAATTCAAAGCGTCCCACGCGGTCACGTTCCCGGATGGCCAGCGCGAGCCCCTGCACACGCACGACTGGTGGGTCCGAGTCTGGGTGAAGGCGCCAGCACTGAACCACTGGGACGTCATCCTCGACTTCAAGGACCTCCAGAGCATCATCGAGCGCGTGTGCCGGGAGCTGCACGACTCGAACCTCAACGAGCACCCCCACTTCAAGACGGTGAACTGCACCGCCGAGCGCGTCACCGAGTACGTGTTCAAGCAGGTGGAATCGGGCCTGCCCGAGGGAGTGATTCTCGACCGCGTGTTCCTGCGTCGGACCGGCGGCGAGCTGCCCGAGGCCGAGTACGCCCACGCACGGGACTGA
- a CDS encoding VOC family protein, whose product MALRRMDNIGIVVEDLSAAIAFFVELGMELEGESSVEGRWVDRVIGLDDARADIAMMRTPDGHSRLELSKFHHPAATYAEPKTAPVNTLGIRRIMFAVDDLAEVLGRLRKHGAELVGEVADYEDLYRLCYVRGPSEIIIALAEQLR is encoded by the coding sequence ATGGCACTTCGGCGCATGGACAATATCGGCATCGTGGTCGAGGACCTCTCGGCTGCGATTGCCTTCTTTGTCGAACTGGGGATGGAGCTGGAGGGGGAGAGTTCCGTCGAGGGGCGTTGGGTGGATCGCGTCATCGGTCTCGACGACGCCCGCGCCGACATCGCGATGATGCGAACCCCGGACGGCCACAGCCGGTTGGAGCTGTCGAAGTTCCACCACCCCGCGGCGACCTACGCCGAGCCGAAGACCGCGCCCGTGAACACGCTGGGCATCCGTCGCATCATGTTCGCCGTCGACGACCTGGCGGAAGTCCTGGGCCGCCTGCGCAAGCATGGCGCCGAGCTCGTTGGCGAGGTGGCGGACTACGAGGACCTCTATCGGCTCTGCTACGTCCGAGGCCCCTCGGAGATCATCATCGCGTTGGCAGAGCAGCTCCGTTGA
- a CDS encoding RNA ligase gives MLFRPYAKMPAAGENRSQPSPGGPWIALEKIHGAQLVIAVQAGEVHFGKRKAWLSDDEPFFGWQLLRARLGDGARLMVQALRAEQSRVYFYGELFGGHYPHPEVPPVPGLSAVQTGIWYSPALHWAPFDVLIARSDEDEGLLVAHRDLEAAALAAGLMTPPVLRRGTRAEVAAVPTRSPSLVPAMLGLPSLEVNIAEGVVIKSELPAPPSVRASSKRKIEEFNEGRFDESAAWNPNQPLSVDALGSWAQRLINPARIASALSKWGRGPLEPLLEEVVLDVRVDLELAFPSACRALSPVEEEQLSTRIREGALPLLRAALDLVQPVGRGPSGTPRDSS, from the coding sequence ATGCTCTTTCGTCCCTATGCCAAGATGCCTGCTGCCGGTGAGAACCGGTCACAGCCCAGCCCCGGTGGCCCTTGGATTGCCCTGGAGAAGATCCACGGCGCCCAGCTCGTGATTGCCGTCCAGGCCGGAGAGGTTCACTTCGGCAAGCGCAAGGCGTGGCTGAGTGACGACGAGCCGTTCTTCGGCTGGCAGTTGCTGCGAGCGCGCTTGGGTGACGGTGCTCGCCTCATGGTCCAGGCCCTGCGGGCCGAGCAGTCCCGCGTGTACTTCTACGGCGAACTCTTCGGCGGTCATTATCCGCATCCGGAGGTTCCTCCGGTCCCGGGACTCTCCGCCGTGCAGACGGGCATCTGGTATTCCCCTGCGTTGCACTGGGCTCCCTTCGATGTGCTCATTGCCCGCTCGGATGAGGATGAAGGACTCCTCGTCGCTCACCGAGACCTGGAGGCCGCTGCCCTCGCGGCGGGCTTGATGACGCCTCCTGTGCTTCGCCGCGGAACCCGTGCCGAGGTCGCGGCCGTTCCCACGCGCAGTCCCTCCCTCGTTCCGGCGATGCTGGGGTTGCCCTCGCTCGAGGTGAACATCGCGGAGGGCGTCGTCATCAAGAGCGAGCTGCCCGCGCCTCCGAGCGTCCGTGCCTCCAGCAAGCGGAAGATCGAAGAGTTCAACGAGGGGCGCTTTGATGAGAGCGCGGCGTGGAATCCCAACCAGCCCTTGTCTGTCGATGCGTTGGGTTCCTGGGCGCAGCGGTTGATCAACCCCGCACGCATCGCCAGCGCGTTGTCCAAGTGGGGGCGCGGGCCATTGGAGCCGCTCCTCGAAGAAGTCGTCCTTGATGTTCGAGTCGATCTGGAGTTGGCTTTTCCCTCGGCGTGTCGCGCATTGAGTCCTGTCGAGGAGGAGCAGCTCTCCACTCGCATCCGAGAAGGGGCACTTCCTCTGCTCCGCGCGGCACTCGACTTGGTCCAGCCCGTCGGGCGCGGACCCTCTGGCACCCCGCGAGACAGCTCGTAG
- a CDS encoding SMI1/KNR4 family protein yields MVSAMEAIEELWARLARETDLPIKVLELTPVDGTALRELERTLGELLPASYLRFVAQHGLLRVTDRAGIEQARMLSPSEVLEFHEGFKTFVEEDSFGDEEDEREAALLELEVRRRLVPFQYIADPYVNNFYSFDTGLRQPSGPLIIQAYHDDYDLASWLLSDAPDTSSCTFDFDEHLRWVLKACAGEGKWGR; encoded by the coding sequence GTGGTGAGTGCAATGGAGGCCATTGAGGAACTCTGGGCGCGATTGGCGCGGGAGACGGACCTCCCCATCAAGGTCCTTGAGCTGACTCCCGTGGACGGGACCGCGCTTCGCGAGCTGGAGCGGACCTTGGGCGAGCTGCTCCCTGCCTCATATCTGCGCTTCGTCGCGCAGCATGGCCTCCTCCGCGTGACCGACCGTGCCGGAATCGAGCAGGCCCGGATGCTGAGCCCCTCCGAGGTGCTGGAGTTCCACGAGGGCTTCAAGACCTTCGTGGAAGAGGACTCGTTCGGCGACGAAGAGGATGAGCGAGAGGCGGCCCTCCTCGAACTGGAGGTCCGGCGACGGCTCGTTCCGTTCCAATACATCGCGGACCCGTATGTGAATAACTTCTACAGCTTCGACACGGGGCTGCGTCAGCCCTCGGGCCCGCTCATCATTCAGGCCTACCACGACGACTATGACCTGGCGTCGTGGCTGCTGAGCGATGCTCCGGACACTTCGAGCTGCACCTTTGACTTCGACGAGCACCTGCGCTGGGTCTTGAAGGCATGTGCGGGCGAGGGGAAGTGGGGGCGGTAG
- a CDS encoding helix-turn-helix transcriptional regulator, whose translation MPHPVDLAHLASLIGDPARAMMLSRLMEGPARTAGELSRDARISPQTASGHLSKLLSGGLLGVEAQGRHRYYRLAGPEVARALEALGLLVPLRAAPVSTPEPLRFARTCYDHLAGTLGVALAEGMERRGLLEASEDGFALTPPGTNFVAHWGVDLESLSRGKRAFAKRCLDWSERRAHIGGALGAALADRLFAMRWLARRTEGRGVRLTVEGRQGFERELGLSWP comes from the coding sequence ATGCCCCACCCTGTCGACCTGGCGCACCTGGCGTCGCTCATCGGAGACCCCGCGCGAGCGATGATGCTGTCGCGCCTCATGGAAGGGCCCGCCCGCACGGCAGGCGAGCTGTCACGCGACGCGCGCATCTCGCCGCAGACCGCGAGCGGACACCTCTCGAAGCTCCTGAGCGGCGGGCTCCTGGGCGTGGAGGCCCAGGGGCGTCACCGCTACTACCGTCTCGCGGGCCCGGAGGTGGCACGTGCGCTGGAGGCGCTCGGCCTGCTCGTCCCCCTGCGTGCCGCGCCCGTGAGCACGCCAGAGCCGCTGCGCTTCGCGCGGACCTGCTACGACCATCTGGCGGGTACGCTGGGCGTCGCCCTCGCGGAAGGGATGGAGCGACGCGGACTCCTGGAGGCCAGCGAGGACGGCTTCGCCTTGACGCCCCCGGGCACAAACTTCGTCGCCCACTGGGGCGTGGACCTGGAGTCCTTGTCGCGAGGCAAGCGCGCGTTCGCGAAGCGCTGCCTCGACTGGAGCGAGCGCCGCGCCCACATCGGTGGTGCGCTGGGCGCCGCGCTGGCGGATCGCCTGTTCGCGATGCGGTGGCTCGCGCGGCGCACGGAAGGCCGAGGCGTGAGGCTCACCGTCGAGGGACGACAGGGCTTCGAGCGCGAGCTGGGCCTGTCCTGGCCGTGA
- a CDS encoding flavin reductase family protein → MTVLPPHRVIAPRILYFGTPVVLLSTLQEDGSPNLSPLSSAWALDDRLVLGLGDMGQGLANLKRTREAVVNLPSAAQWSQVEALAPTTGRNPVPEAKLAMGYSHEPRKFQRAGFTPIASETVAPPRVGECPLQLEAVLLNVHPATALPGEVDPGFAIVELRVTRVHAHERITVPGTHHVDVEQWQPLLYVFRHYMGTSPGLGRNFRAET, encoded by the coding sequence ATGACCGTGCTTCCCCCTCATCGTGTGATTGCTCCTCGCATCCTCTACTTCGGCACTCCCGTGGTGCTGCTGAGCACGCTCCAGGAGGATGGTTCTCCCAACCTGAGCCCGTTGTCTTCCGCGTGGGCCTTGGACGATCGGTTGGTGCTGGGGCTGGGCGACATGGGGCAGGGCCTGGCGAACCTGAAGCGCACGCGTGAGGCCGTGGTCAACCTGCCCAGTGCGGCACAGTGGTCTCAGGTGGAGGCCTTGGCGCCCACCACGGGCCGCAATCCCGTGCCCGAGGCAAAGCTCGCGATGGGGTACTCCCACGAGCCGCGCAAGTTCCAGCGCGCGGGCTTCACGCCCATCGCTTCAGAGACCGTGGCCCCGCCTCGCGTGGGTGAGTGTCCGCTGCAACTGGAGGCCGTCCTGCTGAACGTCCACCCGGCGACCGCGCTTCCGGGGGAAGTCGATCCAGGGTTCGCCATCGTCGAGCTGCGGGTGACTCGGGTGCATGCGCACGAGCGCATCACCGTGCCCGGGACTCACCATGTGGACGTCGAGCAGTGGCAGCCGCTGCTCTATGTCTTTCGCCACTACATGGGCACGAGTCCGGGACTCGGGCGCAACTTTCGAGCGGAGACATGA
- a CDS encoding DUF4382 domain-containing protein, with the protein MTNLRHLASSLLLATSLLCIAACGDSSKARVTVKLTDAPGDSFEKAVVTISKVYLKGSTEGDSKGDVVLLDSPVTTNLLTLANDAADLVKDAEVPTGTYREMRFVITGGYVQVKQSSGESRVYATSANYEGLPAGTHVDGELQMPSAASSGLKVKFDKDADVTITSEDTQKVILVDFDVAQSFGHVAGNSDRWVMGPVIKGADLQFSGNVKATLRLGAGVTLPGVGDAQVQLSAFSAVLTNELGSKETLAFAAGTDGVYVADFKFLLPGSYQVDVVAPTGVSFATEPAHPLTATVGSGAESSAAFTLTSVAR; encoded by the coding sequence ATGACCAACCTGCGACACCTCGCTTCCTCCCTTCTGCTGGCGACGAGCCTCCTGTGCATCGCGGCCTGTGGTGACAGCTCCAAGGCGCGTGTCACCGTGAAGCTCACCGATGCGCCGGGCGACTCGTTCGAGAAGGCCGTGGTGACCATCTCGAAGGTCTATCTGAAGGGGAGCACCGAGGGCGATTCCAAGGGCGACGTCGTCCTCTTGGACTCGCCGGTGACGACCAACCTGCTCACGCTGGCCAACGACGCCGCGGACCTGGTGAAGGACGCCGAGGTCCCCACCGGGACCTATCGCGAGATGCGCTTCGTCATCACGGGAGGCTACGTCCAGGTCAAGCAGTCGTCGGGCGAGAGCCGTGTCTACGCGACGTCCGCGAACTACGAGGGCCTGCCCGCCGGCACGCACGTGGACGGGGAGCTTCAGATGCCGAGCGCCGCCAGCTCCGGCCTCAAGGTCAAGTTCGACAAGGACGCCGACGTCACCATCACGAGCGAGGACACGCAGAAGGTCATCCTCGTGGACTTCGACGTGGCCCAGAGCTTCGGGCATGTGGCGGGCAACTCCGATCGCTGGGTGATGGGACCGGTCATCAAGGGCGCGGACCTGCAGTTCTCGGGCAACGTGAAGGCCACGCTGCGCCTGGGTGCGGGCGTGACGCTCCCCGGCGTGGGCGATGCACAGGTCCAGCTCAGCGCGTTCTCCGCGGTGCTGACCAACGAGCTGGGCAGCAAGGAGACCCTCGCCTTCGCCGCGGGCACGGATGGCGTCTACGTGGCGGACTTCAAGTTCCTGCTGCCGGGCAGCTATCAGGTGGATGTGGTGGCGCCCACGGGCGTGAGCTTCGCCACGGAGCCGGCCCATCCGCTGACCGCCACGGTCGGCTCGGGCGCGGAGTCCTCGGCCGCGTTCACGTTGACCTCGGTGGCGCGCTAG
- a CDS encoding acyltransferase domain-containing protein, with protein sequence MTADTRTSNDPRGIVLLFGGQGSQLYRMGEELFQRNATFRHWMERGDALLRPITGRSILHELYEVEHRASENFDDLELTHPTIFLYEYALASALIEAGVRPAAVLGVSLGEAAACAIAGVLAFDDIVPALGRQAIALNRGCRAGGMFAVIANPKTFTDSPVLGRRATLAGVLGPTHYVIAVPDMWMADVEAHLRAQDLLYSRLPVRQPFHSSWVEPLPPDVEAALAPLRFMPPQVPVYSSRTAGPVEQPTATHLLRAALDPMRLRDTVLRIEARGPFRYVDVTPSGTIANLVNANVRGSASSVQAIGSPFGREAAAMDRVLDKLRAA encoded by the coding sequence ATGACTGCCGACACACGCACGAGCAACGACCCACGGGGGATTGTCCTCCTCTTCGGAGGACAGGGCTCGCAGCTCTACCGGATGGGTGAGGAACTCTTCCAGCGCAACGCCACGTTCCGGCACTGGATGGAGCGCGGCGACGCGCTGCTCCGCCCCATCACCGGGCGCTCCATCCTCCACGAGCTATACGAAGTCGAGCATCGGGCCAGCGAGAACTTCGACGACCTGGAACTCACCCACCCCACCATCTTCCTCTACGAGTACGCGCTGGCCTCCGCGCTCATCGAGGCCGGCGTGCGCCCCGCGGCGGTGCTGGGCGTAAGCCTGGGCGAGGCGGCAGCCTGCGCCATCGCGGGTGTGCTCGCGTTCGACGACATCGTCCCCGCGCTGGGAAGACAGGCCATCGCGCTGAACCGCGGCTGCCGCGCGGGCGGCATGTTCGCCGTCATCGCGAATCCCAAGACCTTCACGGACTCGCCCGTGCTGGGCCGGCGCGCCACGTTGGCTGGCGTGCTCGGGCCCACGCATTACGTCATCGCCGTCCCCGACATGTGGATGGCCGACGTCGAGGCGCACCTGCGCGCCCAGGACCTGCTCTACAGCCGGCTCCCCGTTCGCCAGCCGTTCCATTCGAGCTGGGTGGAGCCGCTCCCTCCCGACGTGGAAGCCGCGCTCGCTCCGCTGCGGTTCATGCCGCCCCAAGTCCCGGTGTACTCCAGTCGGACCGCGGGCCCCGTCGAGCAGCCCACCGCCACGCACCTGCTGCGCGCGGCGCTCGACCCCATGCGCCTGCGCGACACCGTCCTCCGCATCGAAGCGCGAGGACCGTTCCGGTACGTGGACGTCACCCCCTCGGGAACGATCGCCAACCTCGTCAACGCGAACGTGCGCGGCTCTGCCTCCAGCGTCCAGGCCATCGGCTCGCCGTTCGGCCGCGAGGCCGCCGCGATGGACCGCGTGCTCGACAAGCTCCGAGCCGCTTGA
- a CDS encoding cyclase family protein: METAAITDTRTGEQEWKDISVPLRDGMLHWPDNPEVNVTRTLSLSRGDDANVSKISLGVHTGTHVDAPVHFIPGAAGVDSLPLVSTVGVARVLEISDPRAIRVEELRRHDIQAGERILFRTANSSRDWPRAEFRPDFVYLSLDGARYLAGLGVRTVGIDYLSIGSAEEGEPTHRALLDAGVCIIEGLVLSQVPAGTYDLVCLPLRLEGGDGAPARAILRRR; the protein is encoded by the coding sequence ATGGAGACCGCTGCCATCACGGACACACGCACGGGCGAGCAGGAGTGGAAGGACATCTCCGTGCCCCTGCGAGATGGGATGTTGCATTGGCCGGACAACCCAGAGGTGAATGTCACTCGGACGTTGTCCCTGTCACGGGGCGATGACGCCAACGTGTCCAAGATCTCGCTGGGCGTGCACACGGGGACGCATGTCGACGCGCCCGTCCACTTCATCCCTGGAGCGGCGGGCGTGGACTCACTCCCACTGGTGAGCACGGTGGGCGTGGCGCGGGTGCTGGAGATCTCGGATCCACGCGCCATCCGGGTGGAGGAGTTGCGCCGCCACGACATCCAGGCGGGGGAGCGCATCTTGTTCCGCACGGCGAACTCGTCGCGTGACTGGCCGCGCGCGGAGTTCCGGCCAGACTTCGTGTACCTGTCCTTGGACGGCGCGCGCTACCTCGCGGGGCTGGGCGTGCGCACGGTGGGCATTGATTACCTGTCCATCGGCAGCGCGGAGGAGGGCGAGCCCACGCATCGGGCGCTGCTCGACGCGGGGGTGTGCATCATCGAGGGCTTGGTGCTCTCCCAGGTGCCGGCGGGCACCTATGACCTGGTGTGTCTGCCTTTGCGCCTCGAAGGGGGTGACGGGGCTCCAGCGCGCGCCATCCTGCGGCGCCGATAG
- a CDS encoding phospholipase D family protein, which produces MDFRLINTEDTISRLLALIRDARDRVVLVSPYTTLAAEDRVGRALSEALARKVKVMLFVREDDQTQPRKDWLEALQPLLKAGLRLYGVPGLHAKLYLSESTALVTSLNLLASSFLNTIEVGLCSHDKEAVKQAEAFIRREIVPHARQSTAREKKAPRPAPPAAARRTRTTGYCIRCAEEITLKADKPYCRDCYDEWADWGNPDYQDDFCHSCGSDHPSSMNKPLCRDCYRAIG; this is translated from the coding sequence TTGGACTTCCGACTCATCAATACTGAGGACACCATCAGTCGGCTGCTCGCCCTCATCCGCGACGCGCGTGACCGAGTGGTGCTGGTGAGCCCCTATACAACCTTGGCAGCAGAGGATCGGGTTGGCCGAGCGCTGAGTGAGGCACTCGCCCGCAAAGTGAAGGTGATGCTCTTCGTTCGCGAGGATGACCAAACACAGCCTCGCAAGGATTGGCTCGAAGCACTCCAGCCACTCCTCAAGGCCGGACTGCGGCTCTATGGAGTGCCGGGCCTGCACGCCAAACTGTATCTCTCTGAGTCGACGGCACTCGTGACGTCGCTCAACCTGCTCGCCTCGTCCTTTCTCAACACCATTGAAGTGGGCCTGTGCTCACACGACAAAGAGGCGGTGAAGCAGGCGGAAGCCTTCATCCGGCGCGAAATCGTCCCCCACGCGCGCCAGTCAACCGCGCGAGAGAAGAAGGCCCCCAGGCCCGCGCCCCCTGCCGCTGCGCGGCGCACCCGAACAACGGGCTACTGCATTCGATGCGCAGAGGAGATCACGCTGAAGGCAGACAAACCCTATTGCAGGGACTGCTACGACGAATGGGCGGACTGGGGCAATCCAGACTACCAGGATGATTTCTGTCACTCCTGCGGCAGTGATCACCCGTCCAGCATGAACAAGCCACTCTGCCGGGACTGCTATCGCGCCATTGGATGA